One Patescibacteria group bacterium DNA window includes the following coding sequences:
- the recA gene encoding recombinase RecA: MMPKKVKTPKEVGASIEDTIRSIQTKFGEGSIMKLGEKPKVHIGAISSGSIGLDNALGIGGLPRGRIIEIFGPESSGKTTLALHVVAQAQKNGGICAFIDAEHAMDPDYAKRLGVKTDELLISQPDTGEQALEITESLVRSGKLDVIVIDSVAALTPKDEIEGDMGAHHVGKQARLMSQALRKLTAIVDRTKTVVIFINQIRMQIGVMFGNPETTPGGKALKFYTSVRLDIRRIAQIKKGDEVVGGRVRVKVVKNKVAAPFRQAEFDLFYGEGISQEGEMLALGEQYGVISKSGTSYAYGETKLGRGYDSARLFLKEDKKIRAEILKEIQKNLAEKII; the protein is encoded by the coding sequence ATGATGCCTAAAAAGGTAAAAACACCGAAAGAAGTAGGAGCAAGTATTGAGGACACGATCAGGTCTATCCAGACAAAATTTGGCGAAGGTTCTATCATGAAATTGGGAGAAAAACCGAAGGTGCACATTGGCGCCATCTCAAGCGGTTCCATAGGGCTTGATAACGCGCTCGGCATAGGAGGGCTCCCCCGCGGACGTATCATTGAAATATTCGGTCCTGAATCATCCGGCAAGACCACGTTGGCGCTTCACGTGGTCGCGCAAGCGCAAAAGAATGGCGGCATATGCGCGTTTATTGACGCCGAGCACGCTATGGACCCAGACTACGCGAAAAGGCTCGGCGTGAAAACGGACGAACTGCTCATCTCGCAGCCGGATACCGGCGAGCAAGCGCTTGAGATCACGGAGAGTCTTGTCCGGTCGGGGAAACTTGATGTCATTGTCATAGACTCCGTAGCGGCATTAACGCCGAAAGACGAGATCGAGGGAGACATGGGCGCTCACCATGTGGGCAAACAAGCGCGCCTTATGTCGCAAGCGCTTCGCAAACTCACCGCCATTGTGGACAGAACAAAGACCGTTGTTATTTTCATCAATCAGATCCGCATGCAAATAGGCGTCATGTTCGGCAATCCTGAAACAACGCCCGGCGGAAAAGCGCTGAAATTTTACACTTCGGTGCGCCTTGATATCAGACGTATCGCGCAGATCAAGAAAGGAGACGAGGTAGTCGGCGGCCGCGTGCGGGTGAAGGTGGTCAAAAATAAAGTGGCCGCGCCTTTCAGGCAGGCGGAGTTTGATCTGTTCTACGGCGAAGGCATCTCGCAAGAAGGAGAAATGCTCGCTTTGGGGGAACAATATGGCGTCATCAGCAAGTCGGGAACTTCATACGCGTACGGCGAGACCAAGCTCGGACGCGGCTATGATTCAGCCCGCCTCTTTCTTAAAGAAGACAAAAAAATACGCGCCGAGATCTTAAAAGAAATCCAAAAGAATTTGGCTGAAAAAATAATTTAA
- a CDS encoding DNA translocase FtsK 4TM domain-containing protein translates to MAKKRVKSEVKSGFFRDLKEETRHSVFAIIFLALAIFFVLSAWSKSGVVGAYTFNILETLVGLGFFLLPLIFTILGVSFLRSIRPELAVAKAIGALLFFLSGLGLTTILFKDGSGGIIGSFVANPLVKLFDVYTSLLFLVALATISLLLIFDTRLRIKPISFTFFKKKIREEDGDEDEDDSESEEDDEDLDEEESEDEDEDESSSQEKKGFGLFGGGKSKKESEEEKGEGLKHDDDENMMELKNLSRHIAYTPPPLSLLDRDKGKPDVGDIKANANIIKRTLQNFGITVEMDEITVGPSVTRYALKPAEGVKLSRIVGLQNDLGLALAAHPIRIEAPIPGKSLVGIEVPNHARSTVGLSGLVSSPEFADSPKPLLVTLGKSVSGKSTLADLARLPHVLIAGTTGSGKSVTIHAIITSLLYRNSPENLRFIMIDPKRVELTLYNKIPHLLTPVITDAKKAILALKWAAKEMDRRYDVLEAESVRDIASYHKNTVIPAYAELEKSGQAGGIEESKLPEALPYIVIVIDELADIMTSYPRELESAIVRLAQMSRAVGIHLVLSTQRPSVNVITGLIKANIPGRIALQVSSQIDSRTILDTGGAEKLLGSGDMLYMSGEMSQPKRLQSAFVSEGEVKKIVKFLTKQYEDEIPDEINFTAETAEKNSLFDIMNGDTSSGEDDALYGEAYETVVSAGKASTSYLQRKLKVGYSRAARLMDMLEDHGVIGPADGSKPRDVIVRKNEEGYGEREGYEEEK, encoded by the coding sequence ATGGCAAAAAAGAGAGTAAAGAGCGAAGTCAAAAGTGGTTTTTTCCGCGACCTGAAAGAAGAGACGCGACATAGTGTCTTTGCCATTATTTTCCTTGCGCTGGCAATCTTTTTCGTGCTGTCGGCATGGAGCAAGTCAGGGGTCGTGGGAGCGTACACGTTCAATATATTAGAGACGCTTGTGGGGCTCGGTTTTTTCCTGTTGCCTCTCATCTTTACCATTCTCGGTGTTTCGTTCTTGAGGTCCATCCGGCCAGAACTTGCGGTTGCCAAGGCGATCGGCGCTCTCCTTTTTTTCCTATCGGGACTTGGCCTTACCACCATTCTTTTCAAGGACGGCTCGGGGGGCATCATTGGTTCCTTTGTCGCAAATCCCCTTGTTAAACTTTTTGATGTCTACACCAGTCTCTTGTTCTTGGTGGCACTCGCTACCATTTCCCTCCTCCTTATCTTTGACACCAGACTCCGCATAAAACCCATTTCTTTTACTTTCTTTAAAAAGAAAATCCGCGAGGAAGACGGCGATGAGGACGAGGACGATAGTGAGAGCGAAGAAGATGACGAAGACCTAGATGAAGAGGAAAGTGAGGACGAGGATGAAGATGAGTCGTCGTCTCAAGAAAAAAAGGGTTTCGGATTGTTTGGAGGCGGCAAAAGCAAGAAGGAAAGCGAGGAAGAGAAAGGAGAAGGACTGAAACACGACGATGATGAAAACATGATGGAGTTGAAAAACTTGTCACGACACATTGCTTACACGCCTCCCCCGCTCTCTCTCCTTGATAGAGATAAGGGCAAGCCGGACGTCGGCGACATCAAGGCAAACGCAAATATCATAAAAAGGACTTTGCAGAATTTTGGCATCACGGTTGAGATGGATGAAATTACCGTGGGGCCCTCTGTCACGCGCTACGCGCTCAAACCCGCCGAAGGAGTGAAGCTCTCCCGCATCGTCGGTCTTCAGAACGATCTGGGACTCGCGCTTGCCGCGCATCCCATTCGTATTGAAGCGCCTATCCCCGGAAAGTCGCTCGTGGGTATTGAGGTACCCAATCACGCACGCTCTACCGTCGGCCTCTCGGGGCTTGTTTCTTCTCCGGAATTTGCCGACTCACCCAAACCGCTCCTCGTCACCCTCGGCAAAAGTGTATCCGGAAAATCAACGCTCGCGGACTTGGCGCGGCTTCCCCACGTATTGATCGCGGGTACCACCGGATCCGGCAAGTCGGTGACGATCCACGCCATCATCACCTCCCTTCTGTACAGAAATTCGCCCGAGAACCTCCGCTTCATCATGATAGACCCGAAGCGTGTTGAGTTGACGCTGTATAATAAAATCCCCCACCTGCTCACTCCGGTCATCACTGACGCGAAGAAAGCTATTCTCGCGCTCAAGTGGGCCGCAAAGGAAATGGACAGGCGCTATGACGTGCTTGAAGCCGAATCGGTGCGCGACATCGCTTCGTATCATAAAAATACGGTCATTCCCGCGTATGCCGAACTTGAAAAAAGCGGCCAAGCGGGCGGCATTGAAGAGAGCAAGTTGCCGGAAGCACTGCCCTATATCGTGATCGTCATAGACGAGCTTGCTGATATCATGACGAGCTATCCTCGCGAGCTTGAATCGGCTATCGTGCGTCTCGCGCAAATGAGCCGCGCCGTGGGCATTCATCTCGTGCTCTCCACCCAGCGTCCTTCCGTAAACGTCATCACCGGCCTTATCAAAGCAAATATACCGGGGCGCATCGCGCTCCAAGTTTCTTCACAGATTGATTCGCGCACCATCTTGGACACGGGAGGCGCGGAGAAACTGCTTGGGTCGGGCGACATGCTCTACATGTCCGGAGAAATGTCCCAGCCAAAGCGGCTTCAATCGGCGTTTGTATCGGAGGGGGAGGTGAAAAAAATAGTGAAATTCCTTACCAAACAATATGAAGATGAAATTCCTGACGAGATAAACTTCACGGCGGAAACGGCGGAAAAGAATTCTTTGTTTGATATCATGAATGGCGATACTAGCAGTGGCGAGGACGACGCGCTCTATGGAGAGGCGTACGAGACGGTCGTTTCAGCCGGAAAAGCCTCCACTTCCTACCTGCAAAGAAAGCTCAAGGTGGGATATTCGCGCGCCGCGCGTCTGATGGACATGCTTGAAGACCACGGCGTTATCGGCCCTGCTGACGGTTCAAAACCACGCGACGTGATCGTGCGCAAGAATGAGGAAGGATACGGGGAGAGGGAGGGATATGAAGAAGAGAAGTAA